Proteins encoded by one window of Ralstonia sp. RRA:
- a CDS encoding Crp/Fnr family transcriptional regulator, which produces MDRSALFHPQADAASYRERLHASSWFGTLDAPLQDALIGIAAVRRLSAGDVLFRRGDPPDGLYCVVEGTICIGATSAEGREALLAVLEPVNWFGEIGVFDRQPRTHDARADASTTLLHMPQAALIALLDSNPALLHAFALLLTHKLRLTFTVLEETALLPASVRVARRLLLMADGYGDLRLGTRRVLRVPQEQLAQLLALSRQTVNQVLKDLQARGILKVAYGEIELLDFAGLRDLARGEG; this is translated from the coding sequence ATGGACCGTTCCGCTCTCTTCCACCCACAAGCAGATGCTGCGTCGTACCGTGAACGCCTGCATGCCAGCAGCTGGTTCGGTACGTTGGATGCGCCCTTACAGGACGCATTGATCGGCATTGCCGCCGTGCGCCGCCTGAGCGCGGGCGATGTGCTGTTCCGGCGCGGCGATCCACCCGACGGGTTGTATTGCGTGGTGGAGGGCACCATCTGCATCGGCGCCACCAGCGCGGAGGGGCGCGAAGCCCTGTTGGCGGTGCTGGAACCCGTCAACTGGTTTGGCGAAATTGGTGTTTTCGACCGCCAGCCGCGCACCCATGACGCCCGCGCCGACGCCAGTACCACGCTGTTGCACATGCCGCAGGCCGCGCTGATCGCCCTGCTGGACAGCAACCCGGCACTGCTGCATGCCTTCGCCCTGCTGCTCACGCACAAGCTGCGGCTGACCTTCACCGTACTGGAAGAAACCGCCCTGCTGCCCGCCTCCGTGCGCGTGGCCCGGCGCTTGCTGTTGATGGCCGACGGCTACGGCGACCTGCGTCTGGGCACCCGCCGCGTGCTGCGGGTGCCGCAGGAGCAGCTTGCACAGTTGCTGGCGCTGTCCCGCCAGACCGTCAATCAGGTGCTCAAAGACCTGCAGGCACGCGGGATTCTCAAGGTCGCTTACGGCGAGATTGAACTGCTGGATTTCGCCGGATTGCGTGATCTTGCCCGGGGTGAGGGTTGA
- a CDS encoding TonB-dependent siderophore receptor codes for MLCATAAGDAYAQAAQQADDAQAPVAALPEIVVKGVANAPSVGLVGQRTTTGTKTDTPITEIPQTVNIVTEQQMAMTGATDLSQALRYLPGFASYGSDNRSDLYATLRGFKPSLFVDGLQAPNTTVIADWRVAPYTIDSITVLRGPTSVLYGAGDPGAIVDVQTKQADGQRVREVGVQIGNYARKETMLDIGDKLDADGRVAYRFVGVASDGNALTGPHDEQRVALAPSLRWRPDADTSLTLTATYLQDRSDFSHNFLPAQGTVLPNPNGQLTHDVYTGDPTFNDYRKKQWSLGYQFSHNLNSTWTLRQNVRWMHLSLDDASVFGAGLAPGSTTNITRYAGLFQFNYSRFDIDNTAQARFGTGPLEHTVLLGFQYSRQTTTDSEWLALAPRLNLYNPVYTPVTTAIFSGPTFLGHPNLYTAMSTVSTYAQDQIKWNRWVLTLGGREDWVNVRQDNRGAGTQTNQDVSAFSGRVGLTYRGSYGLSPYVGYSTSFNPVIGVRMFGGGLPQPTRGKQTEAGLRWQPLGEKLMLSAAVYQINQTNVVTPAPRNLDPTGMSSVQTGEVRSRGIELSAVGNLTRELSLIASYIYQDVKNVKANDASLNHWPVDIPRPRQMASLWADWTWRTGALAGFGIGGGVRYQSASAGASDNSLTVPSYTLYDAALHYGTRDWRFSLNVMNLFDRRYISGCQSYAVCVFGNERTVLASAKYNW; via the coding sequence ATGCTTTGCGCAACGGCCGCTGGCGATGCGTACGCGCAGGCGGCACAACAAGCGGACGATGCACAAGCGCCGGTCGCCGCGCTTCCGGAGATCGTTGTGAAAGGCGTGGCGAACGCGCCGTCAGTCGGGCTCGTCGGTCAACGCACCACAACGGGAACGAAGACCGATACGCCGATCACGGAGATTCCTCAAACGGTCAACATCGTCACTGAGCAGCAGATGGCGATGACCGGCGCAACCGACCTCAGCCAGGCACTGCGCTACCTGCCAGGGTTCGCATCATATGGATCCGACAACCGCTCGGACCTGTATGCGACGCTGCGAGGCTTTAAACCTTCTCTGTTTGTCGACGGGTTGCAAGCGCCGAATACAACGGTCATCGCAGATTGGCGCGTTGCCCCGTATACGATCGACAGCATCACTGTGCTGCGTGGGCCGACGTCGGTGCTGTATGGGGCCGGCGATCCGGGCGCGATCGTCGATGTGCAGACGAAGCAGGCCGACGGCCAGCGCGTGCGCGAGGTGGGTGTGCAGATCGGCAACTACGCCCGGAAGGAGACGATGCTCGACATCGGCGACAAGCTCGACGCCGACGGTAGAGTTGCCTATCGCTTCGTCGGCGTTGCGAGCGACGGCAACGCACTGACCGGGCCGCATGACGAGCAGCGCGTCGCGCTTGCGCCTTCACTGCGCTGGCGGCCGGATGCCGACACCTCGCTGACACTCACCGCGACCTACCTGCAGGACCGGAGTGATTTTTCACACAACTTCCTCCCCGCGCAGGGCACCGTGCTGCCCAACCCCAATGGGCAGCTCACGCATGACGTCTACACGGGCGACCCGACATTCAATGACTACCGAAAGAAGCAGTGGTCGCTCGGCTATCAGTTCTCGCACAACCTCAATTCGACGTGGACATTGCGCCAGAACGTGCGTTGGATGCACTTGTCGCTTGATGACGCATCGGTCTTCGGCGCGGGTCTTGCCCCGGGCAGCACCACCAACATCACGCGCTACGCAGGGCTGTTCCAGTTCAACTACAGCCGCTTCGATATCGACAACACCGCACAGGCGCGCTTCGGCACAGGGCCACTCGAACACACGGTGCTACTCGGCTTCCAGTACAGCCGGCAGACAACGACCGATAGCGAGTGGCTTGCGCTGGCGCCGCGCCTGAATCTCTACAACCCGGTCTATACGCCGGTCACGACCGCGATCTTCTCGGGCCCGACGTTCCTGGGCCACCCCAATCTGTACACGGCGATGAGCACGGTCAGTACCTACGCACAAGACCAGATCAAATGGAACCGCTGGGTTTTGACGCTCGGTGGCCGCGAGGATTGGGTCAACGTGCGCCAGGACAACCGCGGGGCCGGCACGCAGACGAACCAGGACGTCAGCGCGTTCTCGGGCCGTGTCGGCCTCACGTATCGCGGCAGCTACGGGCTTTCGCCGTACGTCGGCTATTCGACATCGTTCAACCCGGTCATCGGTGTGAGGATGTTTGGTGGAGGATTGCCGCAACCAACGCGCGGCAAGCAGACCGAGGCTGGCCTACGCTGGCAGCCGCTGGGCGAGAAGCTGATGCTGAGCGCGGCGGTCTACCAGATCAACCAGACGAACGTCGTGACACCGGCGCCGAGAAATCTCGATCCCACCGGCATGTCCTCCGTGCAGACTGGCGAGGTGCGTTCGCGCGGCATCGAGCTGAGCGCGGTCGGCAACCTGACGCGCGAGTTATCGCTGATCGCGTCGTACATCTATCAGGATGTGAAGAACGTGAAGGCGAACGACGCGTCGCTGAACCACTGGCCGGTCGACATTCCGCGGCCGCGCCAGATGGCGTCGCTGTGGGCTGACTGGACATGGCGCACCGGAGCCCTCGCGGGATTCGGCATTGGCGGCGGGGTCCGCTACCAGAGCGCGTCGGCGGGTGCGTCGGACAACTCGCTGACGGTCCCCAGCTACACGCTGTACGACGCGGCACTGCACTATGGCACACGCGATTGGCGTTTTTCGCTGAACGTGATGAACCTGTTCGACCGTCGCTACATCAGCGGCTGCCAGTCGTACGCGGTTTGTGTATTCGGCAACGAGCGCACCGTGCTGGCCAGCGCCAAATACAATTGGTGA
- a CDS encoding response regulator: protein MPSRPSYSTSLRAAPDLAGAHILVVDDCPNELQLLIEILRVARCRISVAFDGVQAYHRAQAVAPDLILMDLRMPRMDGFASCRLLTATPSTQAIPIIMLTAATDLDDRLEGLEIGAIDYIVKPFEPAEVIARIRNHLKKALTSRSEHYLPALPDTPDASLVRAASQLLLRDVRNPPTVEDLAKQVGTHEKRLSRVFRDHLGKTVFEYLRDTRLQMAQRFLARTSMGTGEIAEEIGFSSAANFATAFRDRFGTTPSAWKRQHREVDITDPIQVPNTDA, encoded by the coding sequence ATGCCATCTCGCCCGTCATATTCGACGTCGCTTCGTGCCGCCCCGGATCTCGCCGGTGCGCACATCCTTGTCGTAGATGATTGCCCTAACGAGCTTCAACTACTGATCGAGATTTTGCGTGTTGCCCGTTGCCGGATCAGTGTTGCGTTTGACGGCGTCCAGGCGTATCACCGGGCACAGGCCGTGGCCCCTGACCTGATCCTGATGGATTTACGCATGCCCCGCATGGATGGCTTTGCCTCGTGCCGGTTGCTCACTGCAACGCCCTCAACACAGGCCATTCCGATCATTATGTTGACGGCGGCGACGGATCTCGATGACCGACTCGAAGGGCTCGAAATCGGTGCGATTGACTATATCGTCAAGCCGTTTGAACCCGCAGAAGTCATTGCGCGCATCCGGAATCATCTGAAGAAGGCGCTCACCAGTCGTTCCGAGCACTATCTGCCCGCGCTCCCCGACACGCCGGATGCGTCCTTGGTACGCGCAGCCAGCCAGCTTCTGCTGCGTGACGTGCGCAACCCGCCCACCGTCGAAGATCTCGCCAAGCAGGTGGGTACCCACGAAAAGCGCCTGTCTCGGGTATTCCGCGACCATCTCGGAAAGACCGTCTTCGAATATTTGCGCGACACGCGACTGCAGATGGCGCAGCGTTTTCTCGCTAGAACTTCGATGGGCACGGGGGAGATCGCTGAAGAGATCGGTTTTTCCAGCGCCGCCAATTTTGCAACGGCGTTTCGCGACCGCTTCGGTACCACGCCATCTGCCTGGAAGCGGCAGCACCGCGAAGTCGACATCACCGATCCCATTCAGGTCCCGAACACCGATGCGTGA
- the fusA gene encoding elongation factor G, translating to MPRQTPIERYRNIGISAHIDAGKTTTTERILFYTGVNHKIGEVHDGAATMDWMEQEQERGITITSAATHCMWKGMAGNYPEHRINIIDTPGHVDFTIEVERSMRVLDGACMVYDSVGGVQPQSETVWRQANKYKVPRIAFVNKMDRIGADFFRVERQMRERLKGNPVPIQIPVGAEDGFRGVVDLVKMKEILWDDASQGVKFTYVDIDPALLPIAQEWREKMVEAAAEASEELLNKYLGGEELTEEEIKRALRKRTIAGEIQPMLCGSAFKNKGVQAMLDAVVDYLPSPVDIPAIEGHGEKDEPLERHPSDSEPFSALAFKIMTDPFVGQLAFFRVYSGKINSGDTVYNSVKQKKERLGRILQMHANQREEIKEVLAGDIAAAVGLKDVTTGETLCDPENVIVLERMEFPEPVISQAVEPKTKADQEKMGIALNRLAQEDPSFRVKTDEESGQTIISGMGELHLEILVDRMKREFGVEATVGKPQVAYRETIKKAAEDVEGKFVKQSGGRGQYGHAVITLEPNEGKGYEFVDEIKGGVIPREFIPAVDKGIRDTLNTGVLAGYPVVDVKVRLTFGSYHDVDSNENAFRMAGSMAFKDAMRKAGPILLEPMMAVEVETPEDYMGNVMGDLSSRRGMVQGTEDIAGGGGKIVKAEVPLAEMFGYSTALRSATQGRATYTMEFKHYAEAPRNVSEAVISAKKV from the coding sequence ATGCCCCGCCAGACCCCCATCGAGCGCTATCGCAACATCGGCATCTCGGCGCACATCGACGCCGGCAAAACCACCACGACCGAGCGCATCCTGTTCTACACCGGGGTCAATCACAAGATTGGCGAGGTGCATGACGGCGCGGCCACGATGGACTGGATGGAGCAGGAGCAGGAACGCGGCATCACCATCACGTCGGCGGCCACGCACTGCATGTGGAAAGGTATGGCGGGTAACTACCCGGAACACCGCATCAACATCATCGACACCCCGGGCCACGTCGATTTCACCATCGAGGTGGAGCGCTCCATGCGCGTGCTGGATGGTGCGTGCATGGTCTATGACTCCGTGGGCGGCGTGCAGCCGCAGTCGGAAACCGTCTGGCGCCAGGCCAACAAATACAAGGTGCCGCGCATCGCGTTCGTCAACAAGATGGACCGCATCGGCGCAGACTTTTTCCGCGTTGAGCGCCAGATGCGCGAGCGCCTGAAGGGCAATCCGGTGCCGATTCAGATCCCGGTCGGCGCGGAAGATGGTTTCCGCGGCGTGGTCGACCTCGTCAAAATGAAAGAGATCCTGTGGGACGATGCCTCACAGGGCGTGAAGTTCACCTACGTCGACATCGACCCTGCGCTGCTACCCATCGCCCAGGAATGGCGCGAGAAAATGGTCGAGGCCGCCGCAGAGGCGAGTGAAGAGCTGCTCAACAAATACCTCGGCGGCGAAGAGCTGACCGAGGAAGAGATCAAGCGCGCCCTGCGCAAACGCACCATCGCCGGTGAAATCCAGCCGATGCTGTGCGGCTCTGCGTTCAAGAACAAGGGCGTGCAGGCCATGCTGGATGCGGTGGTCGACTACCTGCCCTCGCCGGTGGACATTCCCGCCATTGAAGGCCACGGCGAGAAGGATGAGCCGCTCGAACGCCACCCCAGCGACAGCGAGCCATTCTCCGCGCTCGCCTTCAAGATCATGACCGACCCGTTTGTCGGCCAGCTCGCGTTCTTCCGCGTGTACTCGGGCAAGATCAATTCGGGCGACACGGTCTACAACTCGGTCAAGCAGAAGAAGGAGCGCCTGGGCCGCATCCTGCAGATGCACGCGAACCAGCGCGAAGAGATCAAGGAAGTGCTGGCCGGCGACATTGCCGCCGCCGTGGGCCTGAAGGACGTGACGACCGGCGAAACGCTCTGCGACCCCGAAAACGTCATCGTGCTGGAGCGCATGGAGTTCCCCGAGCCCGTGATCAGCCAGGCCGTGGAGCCCAAGACCAAGGCTGACCAGGAAAAGATGGGCATCGCCCTGAACCGCCTGGCACAGGAAGACCCGTCGTTCCGCGTGAAGACGGATGAGGAATCCGGCCAGACCATCATCTCGGGCATGGGCGAACTGCACCTGGAAATCCTGGTCGACCGCATGAAGCGCGAGTTTGGCGTGGAAGCGACGGTCGGCAAGCCGCAGGTGGCGTACCGCGAAACCATCAAGAAGGCCGCCGAAGACGTCGAAGGCAAGTTCGTCAAGCAGTCGGGCGGGCGCGGTCAGTACGGCCATGCGGTCATCACGCTGGAGCCGAACGAGGGCAAGGGCTACGAGTTCGTCGACGAGATCAAGGGCGGCGTGATTCCGCGCGAGTTCATCCCGGCGGTGGACAAGGGTATCCGCGACACGCTCAACACGGGTGTGCTGGCCGGCTATCCGGTGGTGGATGTGAAGGTGCGCCTGACGTTCGGCTCGTACCACGACGTGGATTCGAACGAAAACGCGTTCCGCATGGCCGGCTCGATGGCCTTCAAGGATGCGATGCGCAAGGCCGGCCCCATCCTGCTCGAACCGATGATGGCCGTGGAAGTGGAAACGCCCGAAGACTACATGGGCAACGTGATGGGGGACTTGTCTTCACGGCGCGGCATGGTGCAAGGCACGGAAGACATCGCTGGTGGCGGCGGCAAGATCGTCAAGGCCGAGGTGCCGCTGGCTGAGATGTTTGGGTACTCGACCGCGCTGCGTTCGGCCACACAAGGCCGTGCGACGTACACGATGGAGTTCAAGCACTACGCGGAAGCCCCGCGCAATGTGTCTGAAGCGGTGATCTCGGCCAAGAAGGTCTGA
- a CDS encoding Mpo1-like protein, producing MRSLSDHLSNYAAYHQDGRNIATHFVGIPAIVLAVAILLSRPVFAALPGGVAVTPALFLLAAVTVFYLRLDVAFGVVMFVLIGLCVWIGQQVAGHSVAAWLSAGIGLFVIGWIIQFVGHYYEGRKPAFVDDLVGLVVGPLFLVAETAFAMGLRAPLRDEVVSRSRAMRAALGGKPVAA from the coding sequence ATGCGCAGCCTGTCAGACCATCTTTCCAACTACGCGGCCTACCACCAGGACGGGCGCAATATCGCCACGCACTTTGTCGGCATCCCGGCCATTGTGCTGGCGGTGGCGATTCTGTTGTCCCGCCCCGTGTTTGCAGCGTTGCCCGGCGGTGTGGCTGTTACGCCGGCGCTGTTCCTGCTGGCGGCCGTCACGGTGTTCTACCTGCGCCTGGATGTGGCGTTTGGCGTGGTGATGTTTGTGCTGATCGGCCTGTGTGTGTGGATTGGCCAGCAGGTGGCCGGACATTCGGTAGCGGCTTGGCTATCGGCGGGCATCGGCTTGTTTGTGATCGGCTGGATCATCCAGTTTGTCGGCCACTACTACGAAGGGCGCAAACCAGCCTTTGTCGATGACTTGGTGGGGCTGGTGGTTGGGCCGCTGTTTCTGGTGGCCGAGACCGCCTTTGCGATGGGCCTGCGCGCGCCGCTGCGTGACGAGGTGGTCAGCCGTTCGCGTGCCATGCGTGCGGCGCTCGGCGGCAAGCCCGTCGCCGCCTGA
- a CDS encoding sensor histidine kinase, whose product MPLPAAWAATAEGPGLLEDVSIFEDATAAMPLEAIVALPKSDHGGFVPATKARLNPGFSRSAWWVRLTLVNHDHVERPIVLALRDARVDRADFYTPRSGHWAQDAVFPPASTDANQAQPRYPVLNMTLHPGERIPVMVRVTSRKTLQLEPMAFAQEAWHAREIRAALWNFGFLGGLLALTWAALLIGFFSRSSAFYLLAGLSLNTALYEASIRGYTRAYLWPHAPEWSARSEILFVYLAIALFIAFILKIARGENVRMPVQVIYVAILCLECIGMIGAAFGDLLVFTRFCLQLSVALGILNICIALLFAKRGTPTGRLLLVTVCFALFNLLIRTVEGLDALPAALSWLKSDIYPNPVMAIIGLATHLVVLAAWIHHVGRQRTEARQRLEHWQLTEQDRLRDEVAKRTVALNEALGQAQTSMQQKIETLGYVSHDLRAPLSTINGYAKLLLDSATQSQAKLIQSIDRSIRYQLTLIDELLEYTKAELQPLGVAPSPVDLPDLLDDIAGYAIALCAQQNNQFIYRPLTPLPKTLEIDGIRLQQVLLNLLSNASKFTHNGVVTLTVEAHKQVDGYRIGLEVADTGIGIDVAKKTDIFGAYQQVQAINGGTGLGLFIAQRIVKAMRGELLVSSRPGVGTSFTFEIVAPALGHVLIDVDDLPRPAQPKTEPARPRTPTLRPPAQDLDELAQFARNGRLTDVEDWIRRFANVPGYASFLDEVQKCVDALEFAAIEALLGSAQDQADLTSVDLDRILPHRV is encoded by the coding sequence ATGCCCCTTCCGGCAGCTTGGGCCGCCACGGCTGAAGGCCCAGGGCTGCTGGAAGATGTATCGATATTCGAAGACGCCACGGCCGCGATGCCGCTCGAAGCGATCGTTGCCCTGCCCAAGAGTGATCATGGTGGCTTCGTGCCGGCCACAAAGGCGCGGTTGAATCCAGGATTCTCGCGGTCTGCCTGGTGGGTCCGCCTCACGCTGGTCAATCACGACCATGTCGAGCGCCCAATCGTGCTGGCGCTGCGCGACGCACGTGTTGATCGGGCGGACTTCTATACCCCGCGGAGCGGCCACTGGGCACAGGATGCCGTATTCCCGCCCGCTAGCACCGACGCGAATCAGGCGCAGCCCCGGTATCCGGTGCTCAACATGACCCTGCATCCAGGCGAGAGGATCCCGGTCATGGTGCGAGTCACCTCCCGCAAGACATTGCAACTGGAGCCCATGGCCTTTGCTCAGGAGGCATGGCATGCAAGGGAGATTCGCGCCGCCCTGTGGAACTTTGGGTTCCTTGGCGGCCTGCTGGCGTTGACGTGGGCTGCCTTGCTGATCGGATTCTTTTCCCGCAGTAGCGCGTTCTATCTGTTGGCAGGCCTGTCCCTGAATACTGCCTTGTATGAGGCATCCATTCGCGGCTATACCCGTGCGTATCTTTGGCCGCATGCGCCCGAATGGTCAGCGCGCAGCGAAATACTGTTTGTGTATCTTGCTATTGCACTCTTCATTGCGTTCATCCTGAAGATTGCGCGCGGAGAAAACGTCAGGATGCCGGTGCAGGTCATCTACGTGGCGATACTGTGCCTCGAGTGCATTGGCATGATCGGTGCTGCGTTCGGCGACCTCCTTGTCTTTACGCGGTTCTGCCTGCAACTGAGCGTCGCACTCGGCATCCTCAATATCTGCATTGCGCTGCTGTTTGCCAAGCGCGGCACCCCTACCGGCCGTCTGTTGCTGGTAACGGTCTGCTTTGCTCTATTCAATTTGCTGATACGGACTGTCGAAGGGCTCGATGCGCTACCTGCAGCGCTTTCATGGCTCAAGTCCGACATTTACCCCAATCCCGTCATGGCGATCATCGGCCTTGCCACGCATCTCGTGGTGCTGGCCGCCTGGATCCACCATGTGGGCCGTCAGCGCACGGAAGCAAGGCAGCGGCTGGAGCATTGGCAGCTCACGGAACAGGATCGGCTGCGGGACGAAGTCGCGAAACGGACAGTCGCGCTCAACGAAGCGCTTGGCCAGGCGCAAACCAGCATGCAGCAAAAGATCGAAACCCTGGGGTACGTCAGCCACGATTTGCGTGCACCGTTGTCTACGATCAATGGGTACGCGAAGCTCCTGCTGGATAGCGCGACACAGAGTCAGGCCAAGCTGATCCAATCCATCGACCGCAGCATCCGCTACCAACTGACGCTCATTGACGAGCTGCTGGAATATACGAAGGCCGAACTGCAGCCACTCGGCGTTGCGCCCAGCCCCGTGGACTTGCCAGACCTTCTGGATGACATCGCCGGCTATGCCATCGCACTTTGCGCACAACAGAACAACCAGTTCATCTATCGGCCGCTGACGCCGCTGCCGAAAACGTTGGAGATCGACGGAATCCGTCTGCAGCAGGTCTTGCTCAACCTCCTGTCCAACGCTTCGAAGTTCACACACAACGGCGTCGTCACGCTAACCGTAGAGGCCCACAAGCAGGTCGACGGCTATCGCATCGGCCTTGAGGTGGCCGACACCGGCATCGGGATCGACGTCGCGAAGAAAACCGACATTTTCGGCGCCTACCAACAAGTCCAGGCAATCAACGGCGGGACTGGACTCGGTCTGTTTATCGCACAACGCATCGTCAAAGCCATGCGCGGCGAACTGCTTGTCTCCAGCAGGCCCGGCGTTGGAACATCGTTCACGTTCGAAATCGTCGCACCGGCCCTTGGGCATGTCCTGATCGATGTGGACGACCTCCCTCGCCCAGCACAGCCCAAGACCGAACCCGCACGGCCCCGTACGCCAACGCTCCGACCTCCTGCCCAGGACCTTGATGAACTTGCCCAGTTCGCCAGAAACGGCCGCCTGACAGACGTGGAAGACTGGATCCGCAGATTTGCGAATGTCCCCGGCTATGCCAGCTTTCTCGATGAAGTTCAAAAATGCGTCGATGCCTTGGAATTTGCAGCGATAGAAGCGCTGCTTGGTTCGGCACAAGACCAGGCGGATCTGACCTCTGTTGATCTGGACCGAATCCTGCCCCACCGGGTGTAG
- a CDS encoding LysR family transcriptional regulator codes for MTFDGQLFSGITLLAAVAESGSFVRAADALGLSPSGVSRAVSRLEARIGVRLIERTTRSLTLTDEGRRLYEQVGPHLMGIAEAAAMASGAAGAVQGRLRVNVDPFFSRMALATPVAGFLERHPDLSLELIMRDDVGDLVADGFDLAIRFGPPPVGSFVARKLIETRIVTVASPGYIARHGKPAHPRDVPSHERILFYNPVTGRPYEWEFWRKDERIEIRPAGRLMVSDVRTMHAACVAGAGIAQVMALGTEDLRRSGQLVDLFPDWPDERFALYALYPTRRHLPAKVHAFIDFCVENLPAG; via the coding sequence ATGACGTTCGATGGGCAATTGTTCTCTGGCATCACGCTGCTGGCGGCCGTGGCAGAAAGCGGCAGCTTCGTACGTGCGGCCGATGCGCTGGGGTTGTCGCCGTCCGGGGTGAGCCGTGCGGTCAGTCGGCTGGAGGCGCGCATTGGCGTGCGCCTGATCGAGCGGACCACGCGTTCGCTCACGCTCACTGACGAGGGGCGCCGTCTCTACGAGCAGGTCGGGCCCCACCTGATGGGTATCGCCGAGGCCGCCGCAATGGCTTCGGGCGCAGCGGGCGCCGTGCAGGGCCGACTGAGGGTGAACGTCGATCCGTTTTTCTCGCGGATGGCGTTGGCGACGCCGGTGGCGGGTTTTTTGGAGCGCCATCCTGATCTGTCGCTGGAGCTCATCATGCGTGACGACGTGGGCGATCTGGTGGCCGATGGGTTTGATCTGGCGATCCGATTCGGGCCACCGCCGGTGGGCTCGTTCGTGGCGCGCAAGCTGATTGAGACGCGCATCGTGACCGTGGCTTCCCCGGGCTACATCGCCCGCCACGGAAAACCCGCGCATCCGCGCGATGTGCCGTCACACGAGCGCATCCTGTTCTACAACCCGGTCACGGGGCGCCCCTACGAGTGGGAGTTCTGGCGCAAGGACGAGCGCATCGAGATCCGGCCCGCCGGGCGGTTGATGGTGTCGGACGTGCGCACGATGCACGCGGCGTGCGTGGCGGGGGCGGGCATTGCCCAGGTGATGGCGCTGGGTACGGAAGACCTGCGGCGCAGCGGCCAACTGGTTGACCTGTTTCCCGACTGGCCGGACGAACGCTTTGCCTTGTACGCGCTATACCCAACACGGCGCCACCTGCCGGCCAAGGTGCATGCGTTCATCGATTTTTGCGTCGAGAACCTGCCCGCGGGTTAG
- a CDS encoding crotonase/enoyl-CoA hydratase family protein, which translates to MTERILLSIDAGVAEVRLNRPEKMNAIDPAMFEALVATGERLMNEPDLRAVVLSGEGRAFCAGLDMGSMASLGTGDSGSDIGAGRLARRTHGSANLPQYACTVWRDLPVPVLAAVHGVAYGGGLQIALGADVRYVRADTRMSIMEVKWGLVPDMGGMALTRGLVRPDRLRELIYSGRVVNGDEACALGLATHVVDDPRAAALAAAREIAQKSPDAIRAAKRLMGVVEDGDTAAILLAESIEQDRLIGAANQREAVLAGMENRAPAFQPAAKHSNS; encoded by the coding sequence ATGACAGAACGCATCCTGCTCAGCATCGACGCCGGCGTGGCCGAAGTCCGGCTCAACCGGCCCGAGAAGATGAACGCCATCGACCCGGCCATGTTCGAGGCCCTGGTCGCAACCGGTGAACGCCTGATGAATGAACCAGACTTGCGCGCCGTGGTGTTGTCCGGCGAAGGTCGCGCGTTCTGCGCCGGGCTGGACATGGGCAGCATGGCAAGCCTCGGCACGGGCGACAGTGGATCAGACATCGGCGCTGGCCGGTTGGCTCGGCGTACGCATGGATCGGCCAACCTGCCACAGTACGCTTGCACGGTCTGGCGCGATCTGCCGGTGCCGGTGCTGGCGGCAGTGCATGGCGTTGCTTACGGCGGTGGGTTACAGATTGCGCTGGGCGCAGACGTCCGCTACGTGCGCGCCGACACGCGCATGTCAATCATGGAAGTCAAATGGGGGTTGGTGCCCGACATGGGCGGCATGGCCCTCACGCGTGGCCTCGTGCGGCCCGACCGGCTGCGTGAGCTGATCTATAGCGGGCGCGTCGTCAACGGTGACGAAGCCTGTGCCCTGGGTCTGGCAACCCACGTGGTCGACGACCCGCGCGCGGCTGCCCTGGCGGCAGCGCGAGAAATTGCGCAGAAGAGCCCGGACGCAATCCGTGCAGCCAAGCGCCTGATGGGCGTTGTGGAGGATGGCGATACCGCTGCCATCCTGCTGGCCGAATCGATTGAGCAGGACCGCCTGATCGGCGCGGCTAACCAGCGTGAGGCGGTGCTCGCCGGCATGGAAAATCGCGCACCGGCGTTTCAGCCGGCCGCGAAGCACTCAAACAGCTAG